The Streptococcus toyakuensis genome has a window encoding:
- a CDS encoding aminotransferase class I/II-fold pyridoxal phosphate-dependent enzyme — MKELDQNQAPIYEAMVKLRKKRIVPFDVPGHKRGRGNPELVELLGEKCVGIDVNSMKPLDNLGHPISIIRDAEELAADAFGAAHAFLMIGGTTSSVQTMILSTCKAGDKIILPRNVHKSAINALVLCGAIPIYIEMSVDPKIGIALGLENDRVAKAIKDHPDAKAILINNPTYYGICSDLRGLTKMAHEAGMMVLVDEAHGAHLHFTDKLPISAMDAGADMAAVSMHKSGGSLTQSSLLLIGEQMNPEYVRQIINLTQSTSASYLLMASLDISRRNLALRGKESFEKVIELSEYARREINAIGGYYAYSKELIDGVSVCDFDVTKLSVYTQGIGLTGIEVYDLLRDEYDIQIEFGDIGNILAYISIGDRIQDIERLVGALADIKRLYSRDGKDLIAGEYIQPELVLSPQEAFYSERKSLTLDDSVGQVCGEFVMCYPPGIPILAPGERIIREIVDYIQFAKERGCSLQGTEDPEVNHINVIKRKEN; from the coding sequence TTGAAAGAGTTAGATCAAAACCAAGCCCCAATTTATGAGGCCATGGTGAAGTTGCGCAAGAAAAGGATTGTTCCCTTTGATGTTCCAGGTCACAAGCGTGGACGGGGAAATCCAGAACTTGTCGAACTGCTAGGTGAAAAATGTGTAGGCATTGATGTTAATTCGATGAAACCCTTGGATAATCTTGGTCACCCCATTTCGATTATTCGGGATGCAGAGGAGCTGGCAGCTGATGCTTTTGGAGCAGCCCATGCCTTTCTCATGATTGGGGGAACAACTTCATCGGTGCAGACTATGATTCTGTCAACCTGCAAGGCTGGAGATAAGATTATTCTGCCACGTAATGTCCATAAATCTGCTATTAATGCGTTGGTTCTATGTGGTGCCATTCCCATCTATATCGAGATGAGTGTAGATCCTAAAATTGGTATCGCTTTAGGTCTTGAAAATGATCGAGTAGCCAAGGCCATAAAGGACCATCCAGATGCCAAGGCCATTTTGATTAACAATCCTACTTACTACGGAATCTGTTCAGACCTAAGGGGATTGACAAAAATGGCTCATGAAGCTGGTATGATGGTTTTAGTAGATGAAGCCCACGGAGCGCATTTGCATTTTACAGATAAACTTCCAATTTCTGCTATGGACGCTGGAGCGGATATGGCAGCAGTCTCCATGCATAAGTCTGGTGGAAGTTTGACCCAAAGTTCGCTTCTTTTAATCGGGGAGCAGATGAATCCTGAATACGTACGTCAGATTATCAATCTTACCCAGTCAACATCCGCCTCTTATTTGTTGATGGCTAGTCTGGATATTTCGCGTCGCAACTTGGCTCTTCGTGGTAAAGAGTCTTTTGAGAAGGTCATTGAGTTATCAGAGTATGCTCGTCGTGAAATCAATGCTATCGGTGGATACTATGCCTACTCAAAAGAGTTAATAGACGGTGTTTCGGTTTGCGATTTTGACGTGACCAAGCTGTCAGTTTACACTCAGGGTATTGGTTTAACAGGTATCGAGGTTTATGACCTCCTACGAGACGAATACGACATTCAGATTGAGTTTGGTGATATTGGCAATATCTTGGCCTATATTTCGATTGGTGATCGTATCCAAGACATCGAGCGTTTGGTCGGTGCTTTGGCTGATATCAAGAGACTTTACTCGAGAGATGGAAAAGACTTGATAGCTGGAGAATATATTCAGCCCGAGTTAGTGCTGTCTCCACAAGAAGCCTTCTATTCAGAAAGAAAAAGTTTAACCTTGGATGATTCTGTTGGACAAGTCTGTGGAGAATTTGTTATGTGTTACCCTCCAGGAATCCCTATCTTGGCTCCTGGTGAACGCATTATACGTGAAATTGTAGACTATATCCAATTTGCCAAGGAACGTGGTTGCTCCCTCCAAGGGACGGAAGATCCTGAGGTCAATCACATCAACGTCATTAAGAGAAAGGAGAACTAG
- a CDS encoding alpha/beta hydrolase has protein sequence MKKYFIGGLGSNFYHSKDFLQELDSQIYFLNPYEKHLRDETELKSWFKNEIVEEESICLIGHSLGGDLARYLASEFYEVTKLILLDGGYLDLDKILPLDTELEETKNYIESQVVSDLNLLISKEKSEAKHWSENIEKAVRQSYHWNSEYNRYELSINYENIEAILSLRRKIQAFKREVGDTLFISPRYSNGATWREETLKELPDYFDTIFLENFGHELYTEVPKEIASMINEWLSYSQ, from the coding sequence ATGAAAAAATATTTTATTGGAGGTCTGGGAAGCAATTTCTATCATAGCAAGGATTTTCTTCAAGAACTAGATTCGCAGATTTATTTTCTAAATCCATATGAAAAGCATCTTCGAGATGAAACAGAATTGAAATCATGGTTTAAAAATGAGATTGTAGAGGAAGAATCTATATGTCTGATAGGTCATTCTCTTGGAGGAGATTTGGCGCGTTATCTTGCATCGGAATTTTATGAAGTGACAAAACTGATTCTTTTGGATGGTGGCTATCTAGATTTAGATAAGATTTTACCTTTAGATACAGAGTTAGAGGAAACTAAAAACTATATTGAATCTCAAGTCGTTTCGGACTTAAATCTTCTTATTTCTAAAGAAAAATCCGAAGCAAAGCATTGGTCAGAAAATATCGAGAAAGCCGTAAGACAGTCCTATCACTGGAATTCTGAGTATAATAGATATGAGTTATCTATAAATTATGAAAATATAGAAGCGATACTCAGCCTACGGAGGAAAATACAAGCTTTTAAGAGAGAAGTGGGAGATACTTTGTTTATCAGTCCTCGCTATTCTAATGGAGCTACATGGAGAGAGGAAACCCTAAAAGAATTGCCAGACTATTTTGATACTATTTTTCTAGAGAACTTTGGTCATGAGCTTTACACTGAAGTACCCAAAGAAATCGCTAGTATGATTAATGAGTGGCTCTCTTATTCTCAATGA
- a CDS encoding DUF4300 family protein: protein MKVSRKLATLGICSFLFLGLAACQQQNTTFEGTNQRQTSSAKVPWKASYTNLNNQVSTEEVKSLLSAHLDPNGVDAFFNLVNDYNTIVGSTGLSGDFTSFTHTEYDVEKISNLWNQKKGDFVGTNCRINSYCLLKNSVTIPKLEKNDQLLFLDNDAIDKGKVFDSQDKEEFDILFSRVPTEATTDVKVHAEKMETFFSQFQFNDKARMLSVVLHDNLDGEYLFVGHVGVLVPADDGFLFVEKLTFEEPYQAIKFASKEDCYKYLGTKYADYTGDGLAKPFIMDNDKWVKL, encoded by the coding sequence ATGAAGGTATCAAGAAAGTTAGCCACATTAGGAATATGTTCCTTCTTGTTTTTAGGCTTGGCTGCTTGTCAACAACAAAATACTACTTTTGAAGGGACGAATCAAAGGCAAACCAGTTCAGCGAAAGTTCCATGGAAAGCTTCATACACCAACCTAAACAATCAGGTAAGTACAGAAGAGGTCAAATCTCTCTTATCAGCTCACTTGGATCCAAATGGTGTTGATGCCTTTTTTAATCTTGTAAATGATTATAATACTATTGTCGGCTCGACAGGCCTATCAGGAGATTTCACTTCCTTTACTCACACCGAATACGATGTTGAGAAAATTAGCAACCTTTGGAATCAAAAGAAGGGCGATTTCGTTGGTACAAACTGTCGTATCAATAGTTATTGTCTTTTGAAAAATTCAGTCACCATTCCAAAACTTGAAAAAAATGACCAATTGCTTTTCCTAGATAACGATGCGATTGATAAGGGAAAGGTCTTTGATTCCCAAGATAAGGAAGAATTTGATATTCTATTTTCGAGAGTTCCAACTGAAGCAACTACAGATGTCAAGGTCCACGCTGAAAAGATGGAAACATTCTTCTCCCAGTTTCAATTTAACGATAAAGCTCGAATGCTATCTGTAGTCTTACACGACAATCTGGATGGTGAGTATCTGTTTGTAGGCCACGTTGGGGTCTTAGTGCCTGCTGATGATGGCTTCTTATTTGTAGAGAAATTGACTTTCGAAGAGCCCTACCAAGCGATTAAATTTGCCAGTAAGGAAGATTGCTACAAGTATTTAGGAACCAAGTATGCAGATTACACAGGTGACGGACTGGCTAAACCTTTCATCATGGATAATGATAAGTGGGTTAAGCTTTAA
- a CDS encoding glycoside hydrolase family 13 protein has translation MELSAIYHRTESEYAYLYKDKKLHIRIRTKKGDIESINLHYGDPFIFMEEFYQDTKEMSKLTSDAIFDYWQVEVSVDFARIQYLFELKDTEGQSILYGDKGCVENSLENLHAIGNGFKLPYLHEIDACKIPDWVSDTVWYQIFPERFANGNARLNPEGTLDWDSSVTPNSDDFFGGDLQGIIDHLDYLQDLGITGLYLCPIFESTSNHKYNTTDYFEIDRHFGDKETFRELVKQAHQRGMKIMLDAVFNHIGSQSPQWQDVVKNGVGSAYKDWFHIQQFPVTTEKLANKRDLPYHAFGFEDYMPKLNTANPEVKDYLLKVATYWIEEFDIDAWRLDVANEIDHQFWKDFRKAVLAKKPDLYILGEVWHTAQPWLNGDEFHAVMNYPLSDSIKDYFLRDVKKTDQFIYEISGQSMYYKQQISEVMFNLLDSHDTERILWTANEDVQLVKSALAFLFLQKGTPCIYYGTELSLTGGPDPDCRRCMPWERVSSDNDMLNFMKKLIKIRKHASATIQHGKYRLQEIKADVLTLQWNYDNQVIKAIFNQSKEDYLLEKEAVALASDCQELENQLVISQKGFVIL, from the coding sequence ATGGAATTAAGCGCTATTTACCATAGGACTGAGTCGGAGTATGCCTATCTTTATAAGGATAAGAAACTTCATATTCGGATTCGAACTAAGAAAGGGGATATTGAAAGCATCAACTTGCATTATGGTGACCCTTTTATCTTTATGGAGGAGTTTTATCAGGATACAAAGGAAATGTCCAAGCTGACTTCTGACGCCATCTTTGATTATTGGCAGGTTGAAGTCTCAGTTGATTTTGCACGTATCCAGTATCTCTTTGAACTCAAGGATACAGAAGGCCAAAGTATTTTGTATGGCGATAAAGGGTGTGTGGAAAATTCTCTAGAAAATCTTCATGCTATTGGAAATGGATTTAAGTTGCCTTATCTTCATGAAATTGATGCCTGCAAGATTCCTGATTGGGTTTCAGATACGGTATGGTATCAGATATTTCCTGAGAGATTTGCTAATGGAAATGCGCGATTAAACCCAGAAGGGACTTTAGACTGGGATTCATCTGTCACACCTAATAGTGATGATTTCTTCGGTGGTGATTTACAGGGGATTATTGACCATCTGGATTACTTGCAAGACTTGGGCATTACTGGACTTTATCTTTGTCCGATCTTTGAATCTACGAGCAATCATAAGTACAATACGACAGACTACTTTGAAATTGACCGTCATTTTGGAGACAAGGAGACCTTTCGGGAGCTGGTCAAGCAAGCTCATCAGCGAGGTATGAAAATCATGCTGGATGCTGTATTTAATCATATTGGTTCGCAATCGCCTCAATGGCAAGATGTTGTCAAAAATGGGGTGGGGTCTGCTTACAAAGATTGGTTTCATATTCAACAATTCCCAGTGACGACTGAAAAGCTAGCTAATAAGAGAGACTTACCCTATCATGCTTTTGGTTTCGAGGACTATATGCCTAAGCTAAATACGGCCAATCCAGAGGTCAAGGATTATCTTTTAAAGGTTGCGACTTATTGGATTGAAGAGTTTGATATTGATGCTTGGCGTTTGGATGTGGCTAATGAGATTGATCATCAGTTTTGGAAGGATTTTCGAAAAGCAGTTTTAGCTAAAAAGCCCGATCTTTATATCCTTGGAGAAGTCTGGCATACGGCTCAGCCTTGGCTAAATGGCGATGAGTTCCATGCCGTCATGAATTATCCTTTATCTGATAGTATCAAGGACTATTTCTTACGAGATGTTAAGAAGACTGACCAATTCATCTATGAAATTAGTGGTCAGTCTATGTATTACAAGCAACAGATTTCAGAGGTTATGTTTAATCTCTTGGATTCGCATGATACAGAGCGAATCTTGTGGACGGCAAATGAAGACGTTCAACTAGTTAAATCAGCCCTAGCCTTTCTCTTTTTACAAAAAGGAACACCCTGCATTTATTACGGAACCGAGTTATCCTTGACTGGCGGTCCAGACCCAGATTGTCGTCGTTGTATGCCTTGGGAACGTGTATCAAGTGACAATGATATGCTGAATTTCATGAAGAAGCTAATCAAGATTCGCAAACATGCGTCAGCAACCATTCAGCACGGCAAGTATAGACTCCAAGAAATCAAAGCTGATGTACTAACCTTGCAATGGAATTACGATAACCAAGTCATCAAAGCCATTTTTAACCAGTCCAAAGAAGATTATCTTTTAGAAAAGGAAGCAGTAGCACTAGCAAGCGATTGCCAAGAATTAGAGAATCAGCTTGTCATCTCTCAAAAAGGATTTGTGATTTTATAA